AGTCCGTGTGCGGCGGTTGGCGATCTGACGATTCAATGGGTGAGCGGGCAGGTCAATCTGAACTTCACGGCTCCGCAGGCGGGGACATTCACCTTATATCAGACGACGAATCCTAACCAGCCGACGCCTCCGCCCAGTCCGGGGTGGATCACCGCGGGGACGGCCACCGCATCCGCCGCCGGGCAGTTGATGGGATTCACGGTTTCAGCGGCGGGCACGGGCTATGCGAATTACGCGGTGATTTCGCGCTGCCCGTAAGTCACCAACCCTCCACACCAGAAACGCAAGCCCGAGGCAATTCGCCTCGGGCTTGCGCATTTCACGTTTCAAGTTTCACGTTTCAGATCTTCCTCCCCTCAGCCCTTTATGATTGCGTTACCGATGACCTGTCGCTGAATCTGATTTGTACCTTCGTAGATCTGCGTGATCTTGGCGTCGCGCATGAATTTCTCGACGGGATAGTCGCGCATGTAGCCGTAGCCGCCGAAAATCTGTACGGCGTCGGTGGTGACCTTCATGGCGACATCGCTGGCGAGCAGCTTGCTCATCGCGGAGTAGATTCCGATGCCCTTGCCGTCACTGGCGTCGATGTGCCGCGAGGCGGCATAGAGCAGCGCGCGCGCGGACTCGATGGCCGTGGCCATGTCGGCGAGCATGAACTGAATCGCCTGCAAACTGATGATCGGATGGCCGAACTGCGAACGATGTTTCGCATAGTCCACGGCGAGATCGAACGCGCCTTGCGCGATGCCGAGCGCCTGCGAGGCGACGCCGGGGCGCGATTTGTCGAGCGTCTTCATGGCGACGAGGAAGCCTTCGCCTTCGCGGCCGATGCGATTGATGGCGGGCACGCGGCAATCTTCGAAGATGATTTCGTTGGTGGCCGAGGCGCGAATGCCCATCTTGTCTTCGTGCTTGCCGACCTTGAAACCGGGGTAATCATCCTGCACGATGAAGGCCGAGGTTCCGCGCGAGCCTTTTTCGGGATCGGTGACGGCGATGATGGTGTAGAGATGCGCGACGCCGCCGTTGGTAATGAAGATCTTGGAGCCGTTGAGAATGTAGTCATCGCCGTCGCGGACCGCGCGTGTGCGCATCGAGCCGGCATCGGATCCGGCGCCGGGTTCGGTGAGTCCGAACGCGGCGAGGTACTTGCCGGCGGCGAGATCGGGCAAGTAGCGCTTTCGCTGTTCGTCGTTGGCGCTCAGAAGGACGGGGAAGGTGCCGAGTGCCGACGCGGCCAGCGCGAGGGTGATACCGCCGCAGGCTTTGGACAGCTCCTCAGTCACGATCGCAAGTTCGAAGACTCCCATGCCGAGACCGCCGTACTCCTCGGGAATGACGATTCCGAACAGGCCGGCGTCGGCGAAGACCTTGACGATGTCCCAGGGGAAGGTCCCATCGCGGTCATGCTTGGCGGCGACGGGCCGGACCTTTTCGTCGGCGATCTTTCGGGCGAGGTCGCGGAGGGCGATCTGATCTTCGGTCAGGAAGTAATCCATGACAATAGCCTATAATGGGGATGAATCGTTAATTCTTCGTGGCAACAATGTAGGAAAACACGCGCAAAAAAGATAGTGAAGAAAGTCACAAAGAGAAATGGACCGTTTGACTCTGATTGCTTGATAATCGGTGACTTGCCCGGACTCGACCGGGAATCAGCTGGTCACGAGGCCTCGTGTTTGGGAGTTACTCCGGAAGCAGCTCGGGCGGCGGCTGCCCAGTCAGACCGGCGGTCGGCAGGGCTGGCTGACGAATTTCAAATGCCCCATACGACGGCTTGACATGCTGGTCCGCCGTACCTATATTCATTCGTTCTTGTCCACAATTGATGTAATCTATTTACCGGAGACGAAAATGCGCTGCTTCCTCGCTATCGCTTTCACGGTTCACCTCTTGATCGCCACGGCGTCGGCGGTCCCGCCGCTGATCAACTATCAGGGCTACCTGAGCAACAGCGCCGGTGTGCCGCTGGACACGACGGTGGCGATGCGAGTCTCGATCTTCCCCGACTCGACGGGCGGCACGTCCAATTGGAGCGAGACGTATGCCAGTGTACTGGTAACGGATTGGCTGTTTCACTTGCAGTTGGGCTCGCTCGTTCCGATCAGTGATCTGTTCGCTGATTCTACTTTGTGGCTGGCGGTCCGGGTGGGGACCAATGCCGAGATGACTCCGCGCCAACGGCTCACGGCCGAACCGTGGGCTTATCGGGTGTGGTCCGTGGACGGCGCGACCGGCGGCACGGTTACGGGTGATTTTTCGATCATCGGCAGCGGCAGCATCGGTGACGGAAATACGGTTACCGGGAGCCAATCGCTCGCGGTCGGTCGGACTAACGTGGCAACCGGAGCGAACAGCGTTTGTTTTGGTCGTGGCAACCGGGTCCGCGGCGACTACTCCTCGGTGCTCGGCGGTGGTGGCGCAACGGACATTGATTCTAATTCAGCCAATGGTTTCGCCGCGGTCGTCGCGGGAGGACGGGGCAACGACGCGGATGGCGGTTATGCCGTGCTGGGCGGCGGGAACGTCAATCGCATACAATCCGCTGCCAGTTATTCGACCCTCGGAGGCGGCTATTTGAATGATATCGGCGGCGACTACACCGTGATCGGCGGTGGTTCCTCCAACGATGCGGACGGCAACTATTCCGTGGTGTGCGGTGGAGTGGCCAACTGGGTTTCCGGCACGGAAGGCGTGGTCGTCGGCGGAGCGAATAACTTTGCCGGGATCAACGGTTTCGTCGGCGGCGGACGGGACAACATGGCGCAGGGTCCCTATTCCGTGATCTGCGGCGGGGACAGCAACAACACGTCGCTGGAAGGCGGCTCCGTGCTTGGCGGAGTTCACAACACGGCGGGCGGGTACTACTCCACAGTTGCCGGCGGACGCCAGAACACCGCGAGCGCTCGCTATTCGTTCGCGGCGGGACGGCGGGCGAACGCGAACGACGCGGGTGCCTTCGTCTGGGCGGACTCGACAGATGCCACGCTGTCGTCGCCGGGGATCAATACGTTCAGCGTTCGAGCTTCGGGCGGCATCCGGATGTGGACGAGCGCCGCGGCGGACGTGGGAGTAACGCTGCTGGCCGGAGACAATACCTGGAACTCCGTTTGCGACAGCACGCTGAAGACGAAGCTTGGCCGGGTCGATGGTCGCGAGCTGCTGAACAAGCTTATGGCGCTTCCGGTCTATCGCTGGCACCACAAGCACGGTGATCCTCAATTGCAGCACATCGGTCCGATGGCTCAGGATTTCTGGAATCAGTTTCACGCCGGGGGGGACAGCATGAAGATCTCCACGATTGACCCCGACGGCGTGGCGCTGGCGGCGATTCAGGAGCTGGCGAAGCGAACCGAGCAATTGGAAATGAGAAACGAGAGATTAGAAAGCGAAATACGTGAGTTGCGAGCGCGACTCGATCAATGGGCTCTGCGAAACTGACATCGCAGTAGAACTCAGGCACGCGCATTTGAAAGCCCGAGGCTCAGCACCCCGGGCTTTGTCGTTTGGTGGTTGTCGCATGATTCTCACATTTCGATCCACTTCTTCCAGTAGAACTCGTGGTCGGGATCATCGCAGAGTCGTTGCACGATCTGCCAGTACCACTCTTCGAGGGGGATTTCGTGGTCGTCGAGGCGCGGAAAGGGATTGTAGGCGCCGCCGGAGACCGCGCGGCCGATTTGATCGAGCGTACCCAGCGCCAGTTCGGGGACGTCGCGATGGCGGATGCCGGACATTTTCATCATTTTTTCGACGATGTAGGCTTGCGGGATCGCGCCCGGAATGAAGCCGAGCGCGCGGGTGCGCATCACGGGCAGGAAGGCGTCAAGCACGACGCGGCCGTGGCCGTAGGCTTTAATCGTATCGGCCTGCAAGAATTCTTTGGGCAGATACAGACTTGTGGAATAGGGACCCTG
The candidate division KSB1 bacterium DNA segment above includes these coding regions:
- a CDS encoding acyl-CoA dehydrogenase family protein; protein product: MDYFLTEDQIALRDLARKIADEKVRPVAAKHDRDGTFPWDIVKVFADAGLFGIVIPEEYGGLGMGVFELAIVTEELSKACGGITLALAASALGTFPVLLSANDEQRKRYLPDLAAGKYLAAFGLTEPGAGSDAGSMRTRAVRDGDDYILNGSKIFITNGGVAHLYTIIAVTDPEKGSRGTSAFIVQDDYPGFKVGKHEDKMGIRASATNEIIFEDCRVPAINRIGREGEGFLVAMKTLDKSRPGVASQALGIAQGAFDLAVDYAKHRSQFGHPIISLQAIQFMLADMATAIESARALLYAASRHIDASDGKGIGIYSAMSKLLASDVAMKVTTDAVQIFGGYGYMRDYPVEKFMRDAKITQIYEGTNQIQRQVIGNAIIKG